From one Tetragenococcus osmophilus genomic stretch:
- a CDS encoding winged helix-turn-helix transcriptional regulator has translation MSKVYQMGIEATLEVIGGKWKPLILCNLGLGPLRTGELKRNLPNVTQKMLTQQLRELENDQIIAREVYNQVPPKVVYSLTEEGKTLRDILVAMSEWGEKRIEQAQLSGEDLSISRGYEGFMEM, from the coding sequence ATGAGTAAAGTTTATCAAATGGGGATTGAAGCTACTCTAGAGGTGATTGGTGGTAAGTGGAAACCTCTTATTTTGTGTAATTTAGGGCTTGGACCTTTGAGAACAGGAGAATTGAAAAGAAATCTGCCGAATGTCACACAAAAAATGTTGACACAGCAACTCAGAGAGTTGGAAAATGATCAGATTATTGCTAGAGAAGTTTATAACCAAGTACCACCTAAAGTAGTTTATTCGCTGACTGAAGAAGGAAAAACATTGCGTGATATTTTAGTAGCGATGTCTGAATGGGGCGAAAAACGTATCGAGCAAGCGCAACTAAGTGGAGAAGACCTTTCGATTTCAAGAGGTTATGAGGGCTTTATGGAGATGTAA
- a CDS encoding VOC family protein gives MRILSFDHSASIELFNYQNTEQGQPAIASDLGVQHFAFYVDDIQQAAQNFTEADGELLTEPQGLLGDVENGVGDFLYCRTPWGMLLELLSYDPNKLDYPEDAEAKRYTP, from the coding sequence ATGCGAATACTCTCCTTTGATCACAGCGCAAGTATTGAATTATTTAACTATCAAAACACAGAACAAGGGCAACCAGCAATTGCTTCTGATCTCGGGGTACAACATTTTGCTTTTTACGTAGATGATATCCAACAAGCTGCACAAAATTTTACAGAAGCAGATGGTGAATTACTGACAGAACCGCAAGGGTTATTAGGCGATGTGGAAAACGGTGTAGGTGATTTTCTTTACTGTCGTACACCTTGGGGAATGCTACTTGAATTGTTAAGTTACGATCCAAACAAACTTGACTATCCTGAAGACGCAGAAGCCAAAAGGTATACTCCATAA
- a CDS encoding SAM-dependent methyltransferase: protein MLEKKTYDKLLGHAFDIPVKVDYWDGTSEVYGEGTPQAEIELRKAIPLKDLTSLPTLTLGEAYMNGDIEVNGDLQELVASAYRSVNSFVTDNSGFLKYLPKISHSEKNSKEDVQSHYDIGNDFYRLWLDKTMTYSCAYFKHEDDTLEQAQENKVRHVLTKLNPEPNKTLVDIGCGWGSLLFMAAEEFNLKATGITLSQEQYDQVKEEIKTRGLEGQVDVYLEDYREVEEKFDYATSIGMFEHVGKENLPTYFEQVQKLLVPNGRALIHGITGQHEGVGTDPFLAKYIFPGGYIPNVAENLTNIMNAGLQLTDLEPLRRHYQKTLETWYQNYSQHIDTVVERYGKPFSRMWSLYLQACAASFEAGNIDVMQYLLVNGTSGYDLPMTRSYMYENS, encoded by the coding sequence ATGTTAGAAAAGAAAACATATGATAAACTTTTAGGTCATGCTTTTGATATTCCGGTAAAAGTAGATTATTGGGATGGGACTAGCGAAGTTTATGGCGAAGGAACGCCACAGGCTGAAATTGAATTAAGAAAAGCCATCCCTCTTAAGGATTTGACTTCGCTTCCTACCTTAACTTTGGGCGAAGCTTACATGAATGGGGATATCGAAGTCAATGGGGACTTACAAGAACTTGTTGCTTCTGCTTACCGTAGTGTAAATAGCTTTGTTACCGACAATAGCGGCTTTTTGAAGTATCTTCCTAAGATTTCTCATTCTGAAAAGAACTCAAAAGAAGATGTGCAAAGCCATTATGACATCGGCAATGACTTTTATCGCTTATGGTTAGATAAAACGATGACTTATTCTTGTGCTTACTTTAAACATGAAGATGATACACTTGAACAAGCTCAAGAAAATAAAGTACGTCATGTTTTAACAAAACTAAATCCAGAGCCTAATAAAACATTAGTAGATATCGGCTGTGGTTGGGGTTCTTTACTTTTCATGGCAGCTGAAGAATTTAATCTTAAAGCCACTGGAATCACGCTAAGTCAAGAGCAATACGATCAAGTAAAAGAAGAAATCAAAACAAGAGGTTTAGAAGGTCAAGTTGACGTTTACTTAGAAGATTACCGTGAAGTTGAAGAAAAATTTGATTATGCGACATCTATAGGTATGTTTGAACACGTAGGAAAAGAAAACTTACCTACATACTTTGAACAAGTACAAAAATTATTGGTGCCTAATGGTCGGGCATTAATTCATGGGATTACTGGGCAACATGAAGGTGTAGGTACTGACCCGTTCCTTGCTAAATATATTTTCCCAGGAGGATATATTCCAAACGTAGCCGAAAACTTAACCAATATCATGAATGCAGGTTTGCAATTGACAGACCTTGAACCATTAAGACGTCATTATCAAAAAACACTTGAAACTTGGTACCAAAACTATTCTCAACATATCGATACGGTTGTTGAACGTTATGGCAAACCATTTTCACGTATGTGGTCTCTTTACCTACAAGCTTGTGCTGCTTCATTTGAAGCAGGAAATATTGATGTAATGCAATATCTATTGGTTAATGGAACCAGTGGTTATGATCTACCAATGACTAGAAGTTACATGTATGAAAATTCGTAA
- a CDS encoding AbgT family transporter, translated as MKTEQKQFRFLNWIERAGNRLPDPSFLFISLTILTILASAIAAYFNLTVTYEGFNEETGTIETISTSVNNLLSLDGFHYMVTNIIDNFTGFFPLGTVFTVIIGVSVTEGTGMLSVLLKQIVSKTPKALISGMVVFLGILSNVASSTGYIVLLPLGAIIFLASKRHPVAGLAAAYAGVSGGWTANLLIGSNDPLYAGVSTQAANILDPNYVVQPTGNWFFMMISTVMVTLIGTYITDNIVEPKLSTYSFSSTDTIETITGNERKGLRWAGITFLIYILLIGVMIVPESGILRDPETGSLLESPFMSGIIVFIMLMFLLPGVAYGIGEGSIKNTHDITKLMSDGISGISNFLVLIFWAAQFTAFFEYSKLGTIISVNGAQLLTNIGFTGLPLLLLFVIVAALINIIMPVDTAKWAMMAPIFIPMFLQVGLSPEVTQVAYRVGDSVTNVITPLMPFFPMIIAYFQKYDKKAGIGSVISTMLPYSIAFLIGWIILLSGWYLLGLPLGPGAPVTT; from the coding sequence ATGAAAACAGAGCAAAAGCAATTTCGATTCCTTAATTGGATTGAGCGAGCGGGCAATCGTTTACCAGACCCATCCTTTTTATTTATCTCTTTAACAATTCTAACCATTCTTGCTTCAGCAATCGCAGCCTATTTTAATTTAACAGTGACTTATGAAGGATTTAATGAAGAAACAGGTACAATAGAGACTATCTCAACTTCAGTCAATAATTTACTCTCGCTTGATGGCTTCCATTATATGGTCACCAACATTATTGATAACTTTACTGGCTTTTTCCCTCTAGGAACGGTTTTTACTGTCATTATTGGGGTAAGTGTCACTGAAGGCACAGGCATGCTTTCAGTTCTTTTAAAACAAATTGTCTCTAAAACACCCAAAGCACTTATTTCGGGAATGGTTGTTTTCTTAGGTATCCTTTCAAATGTCGCCTCTTCGACAGGTTATATTGTTTTGCTTCCTCTGGGCGCTATTATCTTTTTAGCAAGTAAACGTCATCCTGTGGCTGGTTTAGCTGCTGCTTATGCCGGAGTATCTGGAGGTTGGACAGCCAATTTACTCATTGGTTCAAACGATCCTTTGTATGCCGGTGTTTCTACTCAAGCAGCCAATATTTTAGATCCGAATTATGTCGTTCAACCAACAGGAAATTGGTTTTTTATGATGATCTCTACGGTCATGGTTACTTTGATTGGAACCTACATCACAGATAATATTGTAGAACCTAAGTTATCAACCTACTCATTTTCTTCTACCGATACGATTGAAACTATCACGGGTAATGAAAGAAAAGGATTAAGATGGGCTGGCATTACTTTTTTAATTTATATTCTTTTAATCGGAGTAATGATTGTGCCAGAAAGTGGAATTCTTAGAGATCCTGAGACAGGAAGCCTATTAGAATCTCCCTTTATGTCAGGTATTATTGTGTTTATTATGTTAATGTTTTTACTACCTGGAGTAGCTTATGGTATAGGCGAAGGTTCTATTAAAAATACTCATGATATTACAAAACTCATGTCTGATGGGATTTCTGGTATATCAAACTTTTTAGTTTTGATTTTTTGGGCAGCTCAATTTACAGCCTTTTTTGAATATTCGAAACTAGGTACAATTATTTCCGTTAATGGGGCCCAGTTATTAACCAATATTGGATTCACTGGATTACCATTACTGCTCTTATTTGTTATCGTCGCCGCACTTATCAACATTATCATGCCTGTGGATACAGCCAAATGGGCAATGATGGCTCCTATATTTATTCCAATGTTTTTACAAGTAGGTCTTTCACCAGAAGTTACCCAAGTAGCTTATCGGGTTGGTGATTCCGTTACGAACGTTATTACCCCATTGATGCCTTTTTTCCCAATGATTATTGCCTACTTCCAAAAATACGACAAAAAAGCTGGTATCGGTTCGGTTATTTCAACCATGCTTCCTTATTCTATCGCCTTTCTTATCGGCTGGATTATACTTCTTAGCGGCTGGTATTTACTTGGTCTGCCTTTAGGCCCTGGTGCACCAGTAACGACATAA
- a CDS encoding DUF6275 family protein — MDPKDFLKTSKSVIRDYIAENSDNSEEFRIYTVWSAKTLQNNKALLDTTLSDDMYYQSTYDGDKGEIYVEAYKKVKSITHKV; from the coding sequence ATGGATCCAAAAGATTTTTTGAAAACAAGTAAGAGCGTTATTCGTGATTATATCGCTGAAAATTCAGACAATAGTGAAGAATTTCGTATTTATACCGTGTGGTCTGCTAAAACCTTGCAAAATAACAAGGCTTTGTTGGATACAACTTTATCTGATGATATGTACTATCAATCCACATACGATGGAGATAAAGGCGAAATTTACGTAGAGGCTTATAAGAAAGTTAAAAGTATCACCCATAAGGTTTAA
- a CDS encoding GNAT family N-acetyltransferase codes for MTIKLIPAYEYPYEVKKLFSEYTHMLITQNEDMKNYLTIQNYNEEVENLKEIYGLPEGRLYLASYDSKLAGGVGLKKLDNHYCEMKRLYVRPAFRRKRVGAHLIEKVIEEARQIGYHHILLDTLPSLKAAIVNYKKHGFYEINSYNNNPIENSVYMQLDL; via the coding sequence GTGACAATTAAACTCATACCTGCCTACGAATATCCGTATGAAGTGAAAAAATTATTTAGCGAATATACCCATATGTTGATAACACAAAATGAAGACATGAAAAACTACCTAACCATTCAAAATTACAACGAAGAAGTAGAAAATTTAAAAGAAATTTATGGCTTACCAGAAGGACGCTTATATTTAGCTTCCTATGATAGTAAACTAGCTGGTGGTGTTGGCCTAAAAAAGTTAGATAATCACTACTGTGAAATGAAACGATTATATGTACGACCTGCTTTTAGAAGAAAACGCGTAGGCGCACATTTAATTGAAAAAGTTATTGAAGAAGCACGTCAAATTGGCTATCATCACATTCTTTTAGATACCCTGCCTTCTTTAAAAGCAGCGATTGTTAATTATAAAAAGCATGGTTTTTATGAAATAAACAGCTATAATAATAATCCTATCGAAAATTCGGTTTATATGCAGCTTGATTTATGA
- a CDS encoding VOC family protein yields the protein MANITRGIDHVGVTVPDIEEATDFFKKALGAKVAYDNKKLGDEPLQGKDTEKH from the coding sequence ATGGCAAATATTACGCGGGGCATTGATCACGTAGGAGTTACAGTCCCTGACATTGAAGAAGCAACTGATTTTTTTAAAAAAGCGTTAGGCGCAAAAGTTGCCTACGATAATAAAAAGTTAGGAGATGAACCTTTACAAGGAAAAGATACTGAAAAACATTAG
- a CDS encoding NADPH-dependent FMN reductase, with the protein MTKIAVLVGSLRKESYTRKVAKNVIDLFPSGYDPEIIPIDDLPLYNQDFDDENTLPEEWTTFREKMKQCDAVLFVTPEYNRSVPGILKNAIDVGSRPMADSVWKKKPAGIISNSPKNLSGFGANHHLRQSLVFLDMPIVQQPEVYLANITTLLDENGKINNESTIQFLQTFVDTFIDLIGRYEKA; encoded by the coding sequence ATGACAAAAATTGCAGTACTTGTAGGTTCTTTACGTAAGGAATCCTACACTCGTAAAGTAGCTAAAAATGTAATAGATTTATTCCCATCAGGGTATGATCCAGAGATTATTCCGATTGACGATTTGCCTTTGTATAACCAAGATTTCGATGATGAAAATACCCTACCTGAGGAATGGACAACTTTTCGGGAAAAAATGAAACAATGTGACGCTGTTTTATTTGTCACACCAGAGTACAATCGTTCAGTTCCTGGTATTTTGAAAAACGCTATTGATGTAGGCTCTCGACCTATGGCAGATAGCGTGTGGAAGAAAAAACCAGCGGGCATCATTAGCAATTCCCCTAAAAACCTAAGTGGGTTTGGCGCAAATCATCATTTACGACAATCTCTAGTATTTCTTGATATGCCAATTGTGCAACAACCAGAGGTTTATCTAGCAAATATTACAACATTACTTGATGAAAATGGTAAAATTAATAACGAAAGTACTATTCAATTTCTACAAACTTTTGTTGATACCTTCATTGATTTAATTGGTAGATATGAAAAAGCTTAG
- a CDS encoding glycoside hydrolase family 1 protein: MEQKIQKSFPKEFLWGGAIAANQSEGAALEDGKKWSTADALPTGIFGNIVIPPPENYLKKEAVDFYHHYKEDIKLFAEMGFKILRISISWPRIFPNGDDTEPNEAGLQFYDNVIDELAKYGIEAMITMSHYEMPLHLATEYGGWTNRKVIQFFEKYAETLFKRYSHKVKYWLTFNEINMTLHAPFNGAGIMADAEEVDKSVLYQAVHHQLVASASVTKIGHSINPNIQIGCMVAGGPMYPMTPNPSDMIEMMHKDRNTLFFADVHVRGKYPNYMFRYFAENDIQIEMTDSDKEILKNTVDFISFSYYMSYCATADEDLNIQSRGNIMSAVKNPYLEESEWGWQIDPQGIRYMLNLLYDRYQLPLFIVENGLGAVDDLIEKNGEFTVNDDYRISYLSAHLQQIYEAIEDGVEVLGYTSWGPIDIVSNSVCEMRKRYGFIYVDRHNDGLGSFKRYKKKSFDWYKEVIATDGKSLF, encoded by the coding sequence TTGGAACAAAAAATTCAGAAGTCTTTTCCTAAAGAATTTCTTTGGGGAGGAGCTATTGCAGCAAATCAAAGTGAAGGGGCAGCTTTAGAAGACGGAAAGAAATGGTCAACAGCCGACGCTTTACCTACAGGTATATTTGGTAATATTGTGATTCCTCCACCAGAAAATTATTTAAAAAAAGAGGCCGTTGATTTTTATCACCATTATAAGGAAGATATAAAACTTTTTGCGGAAATGGGATTTAAAATTTTAAGAATTTCTATTTCTTGGCCAAGGATTTTTCCTAACGGTGATGATACCGAGCCTAATGAAGCAGGGTTACAGTTTTATGATAATGTTATTGATGAATTAGCCAAATACGGCATTGAAGCAATGATCACAATGTCTCATTATGAGATGCCTTTACATTTAGCAACGGAATACGGGGGATGGACTAACAGAAAAGTTATTCAATTCTTCGAAAAGTACGCGGAAACGTTGTTTAAACGTTATAGTCACAAAGTAAAATACTGGCTAACTTTTAATGAAATTAATATGACACTACATGCTCCCTTTAATGGGGCAGGGATCATGGCTGATGCGGAAGAAGTAGATAAAAGTGTACTTTATCAAGCGGTGCACCATCAATTGGTTGCTAGTGCTTCAGTTACTAAAATTGGACACTCTATTAATCCAAATATTCAAATTGGTTGTATGGTTGCTGGTGGGCCGATGTATCCAATGACCCCAAACCCGAGTGATATGATTGAGATGATGCATAAAGATAGGAATACGTTATTTTTTGCAGATGTACATGTTAGAGGGAAGTACCCGAATTATATGTTTAGGTATTTTGCTGAAAATGATATTCAAATTGAAATGACAGATTCTGATAAAGAAATTTTGAAAAACACTGTCGATTTCATTTCATTTAGTTATTATATGAGTTATTGTGCAACTGCAGATGAAGACTTAAATATTCAATCTAGAGGAAATATTATGAGTGCTGTTAAAAATCCGTATCTAGAAGAATCTGAATGGGGTTGGCAAATTGATCCACAAGGCATCCGGTATATGTTAAATTTATTGTACGATCGTTATCAACTACCCTTATTTATTGTAGAAAATGGGTTAGGTGCAGTTGATGATTTGATTGAAAAAAATGGAGAATTCACAGTAAATGACGATTATCGGATAAGTTATTTAAGTGCACATCTTCAACAAATTTATGAAGCGATAGAAGATGGGGTAGAAGTATTAGGCTATACTAGCTGGGGCCCCATTGATATTGTTAGTAATAGCGTTTGTGAGATGAGAAAGAGGTACGGTTTTATATATGTTGATAGACATAATGACGGTTTAGGCTCTTTCAAACGATATAAGAAAAAAAGCTTTGATTGGTATAAAGAAGTGATTGCTACAGACGGGAAATCCTTATTTTAA
- a CDS encoding MarR family winged helix-turn-helix transcriptional regulator: MSDNDLFTAWINLSKYYERIFKSLDHILQEQFQLGTKEFYLMYYLEQTEKKKMKLAELVPKVNLSHSALSRLITRLEQYQGRKLIERQADDTDKRSVYIFLTKSGEELVKKMQTVISSSLQKKMSQKDIQNIKSLVE; the protein is encoded by the coding sequence ATGAGTGATAATGATTTATTTACCGCTTGGATTAACTTGTCAAAATACTATGAACGAATATTTAAGTCTTTAGATCATATCCTTCAGGAACAATTTCAATTAGGAACTAAAGAGTTTTATCTAATGTATTATTTGGAACAAACAGAGAAAAAAAAGATGAAATTAGCAGAACTAGTACCTAAGGTAAACCTTAGTCATAGTGCTTTATCACGGTTAATTACTAGATTAGAGCAATATCAAGGAAGGAAACTCATTGAGCGACAAGCGGATGATACTGACAAACGTTCGGTCTACATTTTCCTTACAAAAAGTGGGGAAGAACTTGTTAAAAAAATGCAAACAGTAATTAGTAGTAGTTTACAGAAAAAAATGAGTCAAAAAGATATACAAAATATTAAAAGTCTTGTTGAATAG
- a CDS encoding MmcQ/YjbR family DNA-binding protein, giving the protein MVTREKVFAFVEENYNVTPDYPWKTYSNYAALRHNNNEKWFGLIMDITKDKLGLTGYEKIDVLNLKVRKEFIGPLRQKKGIYQAYHMDKSNWVSINLSEVNSMNQIKDLVAESYELTM; this is encoded by the coding sequence ATGGTCACGAGAGAAAAGGTCTTTGCATTTGTAGAGGAAAATTATAATGTAACGCCTGATTACCCATGGAAAACTTATTCAAATTATGCAGCATTGAGGCATAATAACAATGAAAAATGGTTTGGATTAATTATGGATATAACTAAAGATAAACTAGGATTAACTGGCTATGAAAAAATCGATGTATTGAATTTAAAAGTAAGAAAAGAATTTATTGGACCATTGAGACAGAAAAAAGGAATTTATCAAGCCTATCACATGGATAAATCCAACTGGGTCAGTATTAATTTAAGTGAAGTTAACTCTATGAATCAGATCAAAGATTTGGTTGCTGAAAGCTATGAATTAACAATGTAA
- a CDS encoding MFS transporter, whose product MQKFKTQSFILILTSFLLGFSEFIIVGILDDIAASFPVDVSTAGYLVTIFALAYAISTPFVTTLIGQKRLLNVLLFLMSIFTIGNFVTAMAPTYAILTISRIVVAVVSGAGISVIMAFGTYLAPIEKRAWLVAWIFSGFSIASVFGVPLGTFLSTQLGWRAAFYLIAGLSFILLFFIKMSLPGDLRQTTSDSTGFTDQLAILKDRRIQLSALVAMFSIAGIYSVYTYLRPIFSSELGIAPSMVTLAFTAYGFMSLLSNQLSGKIAEKRGLLTMPKVYIAEIFLLGLLPVFLNISWVGFLDLMLIGLTMYLLNSPIQLHMIGIAENSYPQSMVLASSFNSIFSNIGIAIGSAVGSQIAQNVGMQALGPGGAVLAAITLVLTLALNHKNAQFTESVET is encoded by the coding sequence ATGCAAAAGTTTAAAACGCAAAGTTTCATTTTGATTTTAACGTCGTTTCTTTTAGGCTTTAGTGAATTTATTATTGTAGGTATTTTAGATGATATTGCTGCCTCTTTTCCTGTAGATGTTTCTACAGCTGGTTATTTAGTAACCATTTTTGCTTTGGCTTATGCCATTAGCACGCCTTTTGTGACTACATTAATTGGACAAAAGCGACTGCTTAATGTTTTGTTATTTCTGATGAGTATATTTACAATCGGAAATTTTGTTACTGCAATGGCACCAACCTATGCTATTTTAACTATTTCTCGCATTGTAGTAGCTGTTGTTTCTGGCGCAGGTATTTCTGTTATTATGGCATTTGGGACTTATTTAGCACCGATTGAAAAACGAGCTTGGCTCGTTGCTTGGATATTCTCCGGCTTTAGTATCGCTTCAGTTTTTGGTGTTCCATTGGGTACTTTTCTAAGTACACAATTGGGTTGGCGTGCTGCTTTTTATTTAATCGCTGGACTTAGCTTTATTTTATTGTTTTTCATTAAAATGAGTTTACCGGGAGATTTGCGCCAAACAACTTCAGATTCTACAGGATTTACCGATCAATTAGCGATACTTAAAGATCGACGCATTCAATTAAGTGCTTTAGTCGCTATGTTTAGCATCGCAGGTATTTATTCTGTTTACACTTATTTACGTCCGATTTTTTCATCAGAACTAGGTATCGCGCCTTCTATGGTTACCTTAGCATTTACAGCTTATGGTTTTATGTCACTTTTAAGTAATCAGTTGAGTGGTAAGATTGCGGAAAAGCGCGGGCTTTTAACTATGCCTAAAGTTTATATTGCCGAAATTTTCTTATTAGGTCTTTTACCTGTCTTTTTAAATATTAGTTGGGTAGGATTTCTTGATCTAATGCTCATTGGCTTGACGATGTATCTACTTAATTCACCTATTCAATTACACATGATAGGTATTGCAGAAAATAGTTACCCTCAATCTATGGTACTCGCTTCGTCTTTTAATTCGATTTTTTCTAATATCGGCATTGCCATAGGTTCTGCGGTGGGAAGTCAAATTGCGCAAAATGTTGGTATGCAAGCTCTTGGTCCAGGCGGTGCTGTTCTTGCCGCAATTACATTGGTATTAACGCTTGCGTTAAATCATAAGAATGCGCAATTTACTGAAAGTGTAGAAACGTAA
- a CDS encoding GNAT family N-acetyltransferase: MITLRTIEPSDYQTVEKLIREAFTNTQEGYENEAELVDNLRNDPAYQSYFEIIALKNDTIVGHGLLSEVSVYKDGKIISTGLCLAPLAVLPQEQNQGIGAKLLAELEARAQDKGYPFINILGHPDYYSKFDYKLASHYGIYAPFPVPDNSYFIKELKTDSLTNVQGTISYLDAFNN; the protein is encoded by the coding sequence TTGATTACTTTAAGAACAATTGAACCTTCTGATTACCAAACAGTCGAAAAATTAATCCGTGAAGCATTTACAAACACCCAAGAAGGTTACGAAAATGAAGCCGAACTTGTCGATAATTTGCGAAATGATCCTGCTTATCAAAGTTACTTTGAAATTATCGCATTAAAAAATGACACCATTGTAGGTCATGGGCTTTTGAGTGAAGTTTCGGTTTATAAAGATGGTAAAATAATAAGTACTGGATTATGTTTAGCTCCATTAGCGGTACTGCCCCAAGAGCAAAATCAAGGGATTGGTGCGAAACTTTTAGCTGAACTTGAAGCTCGAGCTCAAGATAAGGGTTATCCTTTCATCAATATATTAGGACATCCTGATTATTACTCAAAATTTGACTATAAACTCGCCAGCCATTATGGTATTTATGCTCCATTTCCAGTTCCTGATAACTCCTACTTTATTAAAGAACTTAAAACAGACAGTCTAACAAATGTTCAAGGTACTATTTCCTATTTAGATGCGTTTAATAACTAA
- a CDS encoding NADH:flavin oxidoreductase/NADH oxidase: MKTINTPYKIKNLELKNRIIMAPMCQYSVDKEDGAPNNWHFVHYVSRAVGGTGLVMMEMTDVDPDGRITNQDLGLWSDEQKPAYEKIVSEVHKQGAKIGIQIAHAGRKAEDALHPVAPSAIAGSALPEETKHGDLNLPHALTVEEIKTIIEQFKQTAKRAVDIGFDTIEIHGAHGYLLQQFMSPSSNQRDDEYGKDLSKFGVEVIRAVKSVIPKDMPLFFRISATEYVDDGYGLQHSLKMAESFEKAGVDVFHVSSGGEGVPGSLKPGNYPAYQVPLARAFKEKFNIPVIAVGMLNDPKVAEATLSNEDADLVAVARGMLNDPYWSLHAIKEITHEVEPPVQYRRGIR; encoded by the coding sequence TTGAAAACAATTAATACGCCTTACAAAATTAAAAATTTAGAATTGAAAAACAGAATTATTATGGCTCCTATGTGCCAATATTCTGTAGATAAAGAAGATGGCGCGCCTAACAACTGGCACTTTGTTCATTACGTTTCCCGAGCAGTCGGCGGTACAGGTCTGGTTATGATGGAAATGACCGATGTGGATCCTGATGGAAGAATAACTAACCAGGATTTAGGACTATGGAGTGACGAACAAAAACCGGCTTATGAAAAGATTGTTTCGGAAGTTCATAAGCAAGGAGCCAAAATCGGCATACAAATTGCTCATGCAGGAAGGAAAGCAGAAGATGCTCTTCATCCAGTAGCTCCTTCTGCCATAGCAGGCAGTGCACTACCTGAAGAAACAAAACATGGTGATCTAAATTTACCTCATGCACTAACTGTTGAAGAAATTAAAACAATTATCGAACAGTTTAAACAAACGGCTAAAAGAGCCGTTGATATTGGCTTTGACACCATTGAAATACATGGCGCTCATGGTTATTTATTACAACAATTTATGTCTCCAAGCAGTAATCAAAGAGATGACGAATATGGAAAAGATTTATCCAAATTCGGCGTGGAAGTTATTCGCGCGGTAAAATCTGTCATCCCAAAGGATATGCCTCTATTTTTTAGAATCTCTGCGACTGAGTATGTAGATGACGGCTATGGTTTACAACATTCTCTAAAAATGGCCGAATCATTTGAAAAAGCTGGCGTAGACGTTTTTCATGTTTCTTCTGGCGGAGAAGGTGTTCCTGGCTCATTAAAACCTGGAAATTATCCAGCCTATCAAGTCCCTCTTGCGCGAGCATTCAAAGAAAAATTTAATATCCCCGTGATTGCAGTAGGCATGTTAAATGATCCAAAAGTTGCTGAAGCTACATTATCTAATGAGGATGCAGACTTGGTCGCTGTAGCTAGAGGAATGTTGAATGATCCGTATTGGAGCTTACATGCTATAAAAGAAATAACTCACGAAGTAGAACCTCCTGTTCAATATCGTAGAGGGATTCGTTAG